In one Candidatus Hydrogenedens sp. genomic region, the following are encoded:
- a CDS encoding ATP-binding protein, translating into NIYTIEYSISPLLNERKELTNIVLVFRDITRELKLLNDLKQSQKMESIGQLAGGIAHDLNNHLMVINGYAELAERELPADSSLIPYLDEIIKANQKASSLVRQLLAFARKQILKKEVIDINVLVNDIYKMLRRLIRENIELTFLPNAQKSLIYADRNAVEVILINLCVNANDAMPDGGKLLIETSSTHVSEEMIEGMTWTSSGDFVVICVTDTGIGMDKYTLEHCFDPFFTTKEIGKGTGLGLSTVYGLVKQHNGIIHVYSEVGKGTTFKIYLPATTQEQLQKEEEATSEPIEQLTGNETILIAEDEMTVRSVAIRILEKAGYRVIAAQDGEEGFKLFLENISDIDLVILDVIMPVMGGKEVYEKIKKIKPNLPVLFSTGYSENSIHTNFVLEKDLNLINKPYGRLDLLRAVRNILDKKNKH; encoded by the coding sequence TAATATATACACCATAGAATACTCAATATCACCTTTACTCAATGAACGGAAAGAGTTAACAAATATTGTGTTGGTATTCAGGGATATTACTCGTGAATTGAAACTCCTCAATGACCTTAAGCAATCCCAAAAAATGGAAAGTATCGGACAATTAGCCGGGGGAATTGCCCATGATTTAAATAACCATCTCATGGTAATTAATGGTTATGCGGAATTAGCAGAAAGAGAACTCCCCGCGGACTCCTCACTTATTCCTTACTTAGATGAAATAATTAAAGCCAATCAAAAAGCCTCTTCATTGGTCCGTCAACTATTAGCCTTTGCCCGTAAACAAATACTAAAGAAAGAAGTTATTGATATTAATGTATTGGTAAATGACATATATAAGATGTTGCGGAGACTTATTCGAGAGAATATAGAACTAACATTTCTACCGAATGCTCAAAAGTCTTTGATTTATGCAGATAGGAATGCAGTTGAGGTTATTCTGATTAACCTCTGTGTTAATGCAAACGATGCTATGCCTGATGGTGGGAAACTTCTGATAGAAACAAGTTCTACTCATGTATCTGAGGAAATGATAGAAGGGATGACATGGACATCCTCCGGTGATTTTGTTGTTATTTGTGTTACGGATACAGGTATAGGTATGGATAAATATACATTAGAACATTGTTTTGACCCATTTTTTACTACAAAAGAAATTGGTAAAGGAACGGGATTAGGCTTATCAACCGTTTATGGGCTTGTCAAACAACATAATGGTATTATTCATGTTTATTCTGAGGTAGGAAAGGGGACTACTTTTAAGATTTATTTGCCTGCTACTACTCAGGAACAGTTACAGAAAGAAGAGGAAGCAACAAGTGAACCGATTGAACAACTTACGGGGAATGAAACAATATTAATTGCAGAAGATGAAATGACTGTTCGTTCCGTAGCCATACGAATTTTAGAGAAAGCAGGTTATCGGGTGATTGCTGCCCAAGATGGGGAAGAGGGTTTTAAACTGTTTCTGGAAAATATCAGTGATATTGACCTCGTTATTCTTGATGTAATTATGCCTGTAATGGGTGGAAAAGAGGTATATGAAAAGATTAAAAAGATAAAGCCCAATCTGCCTGTTCTTTTTTCAACCGGTTATTCTGAAAATTCCATACATACCAATTTTGTTTTAGAAAAAGACCTTAACCTAATAAACAAACCTTATGGGAGGCTGGATTTATTAAGAGCGGTTAGAAATATACTGGATAAAAAAAATAAACATTAA
- a CDS encoding acyltransferase family protein, with product MPNVKSPVFEKRRYDIEYLRIIAVLLLIPFHCAMIFFSYEPFYVKGSSSHFLLDYFVFFLSPWHMPLLFMIAGMSSFYALQKRIWKQYIAERTKRLLIPFLFGILFIVPPQPYFAYIREHANSSIYDFIKQYFFCIQGDFSGYTGSFTPAHLWFILYLYFYSLISVPLFLNIKKHSEKIGENIPDYLFLFFYPVIIGLAEQLPTLGSKNPFYYYTYFFIGFFIASNTKIEQSIREKRFLLFLLGTITMAIYLTFIKSSFVFEKYSTSDVLFYILRHFNVWFWLLFILGYSEKYLNSPIQMLPYASEMSYPFYILHQTVIIVLAYYVVTLDLNIGIIFFVLVVLSFSVIVVIYHFLIRKYKITRFLFGMKT from the coding sequence ATGCCAAATGTAAAATCACCGGTATTTGAAAAAAGACGATATGATATTGAGTATCTACGAATTATTGCGGTTTTACTTCTTATCCCTTTCCACTGTGCTATGATTTTTTTCTCATACGAGCCTTTCTATGTGAAAGGTTCTTCTTCTCACTTCCTGCTGGACTACTTCGTATTTTTTCTATCTCCATGGCACATGCCCCTTCTGTTTATGATTGCAGGTATGTCCTCTTTTTATGCATTACAGAAAAGAATTTGGAAGCAATATATTGCAGAAAGGACAAAACGATTGCTTATTCCCTTCCTGTTTGGTATTTTGTTTATAGTTCCTCCTCAACCTTATTTTGCATATATAAGAGAACATGCAAATAGTTCCATTTATGATTTTATAAAACAGTATTTTTTTTGTATTCAAGGTGATTTTTCTGGCTATACCGGTTCTTTTACTCCTGCACATCTATGGTTTATTCTCTATCTCTATTTTTACAGTCTTATTTCTGTGCCTTTATTCTTAAATATAAAGAAGCATTCAGAAAAAATAGGGGAAAATATTCCAGATTATCTTTTTTTGTTTTTCTATCCTGTAATAATTGGATTAGCTGAACAACTACCTACTCTGGGTTCAAAAAATCCGTTTTATTACTATACTTATTTCTTTATAGGTTTCTTCATAGCCTCTAATACGAAGATAGAACAATCCATTCGGGAAAAAAGATTTTTATTATTCCTTTTGGGCACTATTACAATGGCAATTTACCTTACTTTTATTAAAAGTTCTTTTGTTTTCGAGAAATACTCCACTTCCGATGTTCTTTTCTATATTTTACGCCATTTCAATGTATGGTTCTGGCTATTATTTATTTTAGGGTATAGTGAAAAATATCTTAATTCCCCAATACAAATGCTACCTTATGCAAGTGAAATGTCTTATCCTTTTTACATTCTTCATCAAACAGTAATAATCGTTCTTGCGTACTATGTAGTAACATTGGACTTAAATATAGGAATAATCTTTTTTGTATTAGTCGTATTATCGTTTTCCGTTATAGTTGTTATTTACCACTTTTTAATTAGAAAATATAAAATAACACGATTTTTATTTGGAATGAAAACTTAA